The proteins below come from a single Serratia ficaria genomic window:
- a CDS encoding ABC transporter permease encodes MNVWRLIRQRCWGLVLVMFGVCVITFVISHLIPGDPARLLAGDRASEEIVQHMRRQLGLDQPLYVQFGRYLTALLHGDLGTSIRTGRPVLDDLRAFFPATLELAFCALLLAIALGVPLGVLSAVYRNRWPDHLVRLLSVTGISTPAFWLGLGVIILFYGQLDLLPGGGRLDDWLDPPSHITGFYLLDSLLSGNGEVFWNSLQHLILPAMTLAFVHLGVVARQIRSAMLEQLGEDYIRTARANGLSRWRVILGHALPNALIPSVTVLGLALGDLLYGAVLTETVFAWPGMGAYVVDSIQALDFPAVMGFAVVVSFAYVVVNLIVDLLYLWIDPRMGRER; translated from the coding sequence ATGAACGTTTGGAGACTTATCCGCCAGCGCTGCTGGGGGCTGGTGCTGGTGATGTTCGGGGTGTGCGTGATCACCTTCGTCATCTCGCACCTGATCCCCGGCGACCCGGCGCGGCTGCTGGCCGGCGACCGCGCCAGCGAGGAGATAGTTCAGCACATGCGCCGGCAGCTGGGGCTGGATCAGCCGCTGTACGTGCAGTTCGGCCGTTATCTGACGGCGCTGCTGCACGGCGACCTGGGCACCTCGATCCGCACCGGCCGGCCGGTGCTTGACGACCTGCGGGCGTTTTTCCCGGCGACGCTGGAGCTGGCGTTCTGCGCCTTGCTGCTGGCGATCGCGTTGGGCGTGCCGCTGGGCGTGCTGTCGGCGGTATATCGCAACCGCTGGCCCGATCATCTGGTGCGTTTGCTGTCGGTCACCGGCATCTCCACCCCGGCGTTCTGGCTGGGGCTGGGGGTGATCATTCTGTTTTACGGCCAGCTTGACCTGTTGCCCGGCGGCGGGCGGCTGGACGACTGGCTCGACCCGCCCAGCCACATCACCGGCTTTTATCTGTTGGATTCGCTGCTGAGCGGCAACGGCGAGGTTTTCTGGAACAGCCTGCAGCACCTGATCCTGCCGGCGATGACGCTGGCCTTCGTCCACCTGGGCGTGGTGGCGCGGCAGATCCGTTCGGCGATGCTCGAGCAGCTTGGCGAAGATTATATCCGCACCGCGCGCGCCAACGGGCTGTCGCGCTGGCGGGTGATCCTCGGCCATGCGCTGCCGAACGCGCTGATCCCCTCGGTGACGGTGTTGGGGCTGGCGCTGGGCGATCTGTTGTACGGCGCGGTGTTGACCGAGACGGTGTTCGCCTGGCCGGGCATGGGCGCCTACGTGGTGGACTCTATCCAGGCGCTGGATTTCCCGGCGGTGATGGGCTTCGCGGTGGTGGTGTCCTTCGCCTACGTGGTGGTGAATTTGATCGTCGATCTGCTCTATCTGTGGATTGACCCAAGAATGGGGCGCGAGAGGTAA
- the ddpC gene encoding D,D-dipeptide ABC transporter permease, whose translation MSQIERPLAAETAPRFGGMRRGWYRVRRSPLTLLGAAIMTAVLFLMLFSPWLAPHNPDAIDLAARLLPPSAEHWFGTDEVGRDLFSRVLVGSRQSVAAGLAVVVLAGGIGSLLGCFSGVMGGAVDALIMRCMDIMLSVPSLVLTMALAAALGPSLFNAMLAIAVVRIPFYVRLARGQTLTLRHQAYMQAARTFGASRRHLIAWHVLRNVMPPLVVQASLDIGTAILMAATLGFIGLGAQQPTAEWGAMVANGRNYVLDQWWYSAFPGTAILITATGFNLFGDGLRDLLDPKTRGR comes from the coding sequence ATGTCTCAAATCGAACGGCCGCTGGCGGCGGAAACCGCGCCGCGCTTTGGCGGCATGCGCCGCGGCTGGTACCGGGTGCGCCGCAGCCCGCTGACGCTGTTGGGCGCGGCGATCATGACGGCGGTGCTGTTCCTGATGCTGTTTTCTCCGTGGCTGGCGCCGCACAACCCGGACGCCATCGACCTGGCCGCCCGGCTGCTGCCGCCTTCCGCCGAGCACTGGTTCGGTACCGACGAAGTGGGCCGCGATCTGTTTAGCCGGGTGCTGGTCGGCAGCCGCCAATCGGTGGCCGCCGGGCTGGCGGTGGTGGTGCTGGCGGGCGGCATCGGCTCGCTGCTCGGCTGTTTTTCCGGCGTGATGGGCGGCGCGGTGGATGCGCTGATCATGCGCTGCATGGACATCATGCTGTCGGTGCCGTCGCTGGTGCTGACCATGGCGCTGGCGGCGGCGCTCGGGCCCAGCCTGTTCAACGCCATGCTGGCGATCGCGGTGGTGCGCATCCCCTTTTACGTGCGGCTGGCGCGCGGGCAAACGCTGACGCTGCGGCATCAGGCCTATATGCAGGCGGCGCGCACCTTTGGCGCTTCGCGCCGGCATCTGATCGCCTGGCACGTGCTGCGCAACGTCATGCCGCCGCTGGTGGTGCAGGCGTCGCTGGATATCGGCACCGCCATCCTGATGGCGGCCACGCTGGGCTTCATCGGCCTCGGCGCTCAGCAGCCGACCGCCGAGTGGGGCGCCATGGTGGCCAACGGCCGCAACTATGTGCTGGACCAGTGGTGGTATTCGGCCTTTCCCGGCACGGCGATCCTGATCACCGCCACCGGCTTCAACCTGTTCGGCGACGGTCTGCGCGACCTGCTGGATCCTAAAACCCGGGGGCGCTGA